Genomic window (Zonotrichia albicollis isolate bZonAlb1 chromosome 11, bZonAlb1.hap1, whole genome shotgun sequence):
TTCTGACTGCAGGTAATCTCCCAGCTCCTTCTTTGTGACCCACAGATGATCTGCCTTCAGCTTTGCCTGGGACAAATCGTTGCTTTGGAGGAAGGCTTTGAAGAAGAAGACTTTGGCTCCCACGTTATTCTCAGTTCTGATGGCCTTGGGGAATTTATACTTGTAAATCCCAAATGGTGCATTCCCCAGGACTTTGGCTTGAATGTGATCTCCTGCAAGAAGCCAGCAATGCAAGAGAAAGAGAGTAAGACATAAGAACACAGAATAATAACTGCTCCCTGTATAACAACAACACTGCATAAGCCATTCCTTGTATGTGGTTCAGACTGACTGTTCCCTTTTTGGCAGAAATACTGTGAAAAAAGTGTTGTTTTTTCTCATGAAAAAACAGCTCATTTGGAGACCAGAGAGTCCTCTtagagtgggagagggaggaagagaagggTATCCAGCTTTGCCAATCTTGAGTGAAAAGCAAGGACATGTGTTTGCCTTCATCACCCATCTGCCACAAAATCTACTACAGGGCAACAAGAGGGAAAGAGAAGCCCAAAGCAATCCCAGACATTCAGGAGTATCTGGTGATACCCCAAAATGGCCCATGATGGTCAGACATGGCACTGCTACTGCTGACAGCCAGAGATCCCAATTTCCAGTGTGCCAGCCCTCTGCCACAACATGCCTTTTTTCCAGCAGATGGGAGAAGTGGGAGAAGATTTCACTACAGCAGATGGCAAACATCCCTCAGACAGGGCACTGGAAGGAAACCACTGGGACAAACAAGAAGGAGGGTCAAGCTACAAACCCAAAAACATAGCCATGGCTCGCTCAGCCGTGCTCCGTAGCGTCTCTCCAGGCTGCCACTCCACTTGAGGCAGGAGCCACAGCTCCTGGTTACCAATTTTCTGTTTCACCAGAAGCATCAGGTTGCTGTCCAGCTTCCTGTTCAACGATGTTCGATCGTTGCTTTTGTCAGCATCTGCCAAAAACCAACACATGCTGGAAACAAAGTCTTCTGGCAGCATGCTGTGACCCCCTTGGTTATCAACCCTGTGTGCCTCACACCCAGAAACAATGCACAAATGTGGGTACATGGAATATGACAGAAATCTACACAGGAATGCTCTCAGTCACTCTAGAAGTCATTGCAGGATTCAGCTGCTGTTTTCCTATCCAGAAGGACTCTATAATAAGCAGCCTGGATCTCTACCTttacaaaaaacaaaagcactAAGTAGAGCTTGGGAACCAAATGACCAAACATTTCTCTTGTCTAGAAACCACATCTATGTTCATCATTTTACCTTCATGAAAACACAGTTTTTGCAGCATAGGAATGCTGATTTCCCTGTCAAACAGTTAATTGCACATGTGCTACCAAAGAGTCAAGACtctctttaaaacaaacaaaaaagagacCCAAAAATGTCTTCCTTCTATTGAGTTGCATTCTGGCAAACAATCTGGGTGTTATTACCCACCACGAACTCCAGGCTGTACCTGTTATCCGTGGGGCAGCTTTGAACCGCAGAAACTTCTGTTCCCACTTCTCCTCCAGGTCCTGAGCCATGATGACCGTCTTACCACGAGCTTCATCCTCATCATACAAGCTTTCCATCTTCTTCttgagctgctcctcctcctccagcttaCGCATTTCATGATCAGAATAGaggctcctctccagctctATCTAGAAAAGCAACATAAAGAATTCTTAAGCCACAAGCACTACAGGTATTAGCAAGCAGAATTAAATTATTTCCAATTCAGGACAGTAAGGCAACAGGAATTTCCTGAGGTTGAGCAGGGCGTGTGAGAGGGACACCAGCACCAATGAGGtgaccatggggacaccaccaACACCCACGAGATGTGGGGCAAGTCGCAGGCAGAGCACTCGGGGAGCAACATCACAGACGGTGTGTGCGAGGCCACCAGCCCCTGACGTCCCTCTCCCCTCATGCCTCAGACCGAGGGCGCCATTTCCCCATCAACACCCCCACATCCCCCTCTACCTGCTCCATGAGCGCCGccacctcttcctcctccttttccagagGCTGCGTGATTCGGGGAAGCCTCAACAAGCACATCGCCCCAAAAAGCTTCCAGGGGCGCGGCGCGGCAGCGCTACAAACCCAGCGAGCGCTGCCCGCCGCCCGCAGCCCCAGGGGCGCCGCCATGGCCCGCGCCCCACAATGCCCCGCCATGTCCCCTCCTCGCTCCCGGCGTGCTCCGCGCGGCCGCTCCCCGGCGCGGGCCGAGCGCCGCCATGAGCGCGGCCATGGCGCTGGCCGGGCTAcgtgtgctgggctgggggtgagCGGAGCGGGCGGGACGGGCAGTGGGGAGcggggggacagcggggaggGCCCCCCTCGCTGCGGGGTGGCCGCTAGGGGCTGCCCGCTGTCGCCCAGCGCTCACCGCTGTTGTCTCCTCAggggccgcgccgccgccctGTGCCGCGGGCTCCGCTCCGGCCCCCCGAGGCTGCAGGACGCGGCGGGGGCGGCTGCCAAGGAGACGGAGAAGCAGAGCGCGACCGAGCAGAGGTGAGAGCCGAGGCCAGGCCGCGCCGGGAGGGCGCTGCCATCTGCCTCTTGCTGCGAGGTTTTATCGCCTTCGGTGGGTTTTCAGCCGAGGAGGGGGAGGGAGCCGCTTGACTCAATCAGAAACGCAGcttgtgtttttgtgtttttcggAGGTTTGCTCccttctttctttatttcccGATATGAAATGAAACTTTGTAATATTTAAAGAGCGAGGCCTGACAACTCTTACTTTGCTCCTCAGCTCTTTAATCCTGCAGAGGAACTCCATGAGGTGGGATGGCAAGGTTTATGAAGAGGTCCCGATAGCTCACATCAAAGCAACTTACAACAAGTAAGCAAATGAGCTCCTCCATTCCTGCTCTCTCATTCTGCGTGTGAAATCAAAGCTTTGAACCCGTGGTTTGGCCTGTCATCATTGTGATCTAAAGGCTCAAAGGAAAACAGGCAAGGGAGTTGTGTTCCTAGCTGGGAAGATGATACTGATTTAAACCTCAGTGGTGTTCAGGGAGCATACCTGTTCTTGGAGTGTCTTAAAAGCAGTGAGattgtttttatatattttgattACATTCTGATATGAATAATCAGATGCTGATAGTTTTACCAGCAGGTTACTTCCAGCTCATGCTATAGCACTATTTCTGTGCAAGtgttaaaaaaattatcataTTCTCCGTGAGACAGCTGTGTTTCATCAGTGATTGCTCCTGTGGTATGTTACTGCTTAAGGCTCTTTCAAGTTCTAAAAGTGTcttgtgcattttttttaatagaagagATAAAATGCAGTGAGAGGTGGATCTGAAAGGGCTGAGTGAGATAAAGCACACCTACTCCAGAAAGCTTCTGCTGGGGTCTGTAAGATGACCAGGTCACTGCTGGGTGGTCTCTGCAGTGGGTTTGAGTGGGATACTTTAAAAGAGAGACAGAAGTCAGTTATGCCAGTAAGGTGAGCGAGAAACTGGAGAATAAAGCTTTGTTCCAGCTTGcttcttccctctgcagcaCACACATCCAGGTGGTGAGCTTTGACAACCAGCCGTTCTCCCGCACGTCCTGCGGCACAGAAGGCTTCCAGAACGCCAAGAAGGGCACAGCCATCGCAGCACAGACtgcagccatggcagcagcagtggtgaGTGCCCACCGTCATCCCCATCTCCAGAAGGGAGCTCTGACTGCCTGCCctgcacctgggcacagccctggcttgcaggcagcactgtggGGCTGGAGTTTCATTTGCACACGAAGTGTGTTTGAAAGAGCTGTTAGAAATGCCCCAAGTGGGAGCTGAACTGTGCAGGTTGTGATTGGCAATGTGTGATTGTAACTTGGAGCCTGTCCTTTCCTAGCAGCGGTCTGCACAGCCTCCTCTTTTCCTAAGTGAACATTTCTCAGTCATTTGGGGAATGTAGACCCTGAATCAGCAGCAGTTCAAGTTCTGCACCGTAGGGGGCTGAGAAGTAGCTGTAGTTATTGTCTGGATATTTTATATCTGCTCTCTGCCACAGAAGTGAGCTCCAGCCAGCAGTTCCAGTCAGAGTAAGTGATGTTCTTGCACCTGTTCATTCCAGCTGCATGTCCTTTATTGTAactctttctgaaaaaaaacatGTGGGTGTCCAGGTGGAGGAGCTGAGGCTGGCTGTGTCACAGTCCTCATTACAGCAGAATAAGGCAAGGTTGAACTGAAAATCCTTACCCTAAATTAGGTGGAACTCACTTCAGCCTTTCATGCCAGAGGAGTTTGGTGCCACTGCTGGCCAACAGCTTATTGTGGTTGACTCAGAGCGATATAAGAACATCTTCACTATTAATCTGTGCTCATTGGAGCCTGATAATAGCTGCGTAGCAGTGCTTGGACAGATTGATTCTGTCACTGTTGAAGTAGTTAGTTACGTTAATTGCACCAGAGCACAATGAGAAAGAAAGCCAGAGGTGGCTCCCTCCACgtggtggcagcagggctgtgctgtacAGCAGTTCTTCATTTCCAATTTGAAAACCCCTAGAATTTTTGCCCTGAAGGTGTGGACTCCTGCGCAGCAAATCTAAAGCTTGCCTGCTCTCTCATTTACCCTCCAGAAAGAATCCACCGCTCACAGGGGAGAAGTCGCCACATTAGAGAAGGGAAAACAACTTAGATTTAGTCATTGTTAGTCCCTTGCCACTTCAGTCACGTATCCATGGATATGTCCTTTTTTGCTCTGGCTTTAGGTCACAGATAGTTTGATTTGAGAGCTttctctgtgtgcagagctcacAGTTTAGCACAGAAGTTCTCTTGAACTGCCATGGCCCAGCCTCGTTTGCTCTTAGTGTCTCTACAGTAATCCTCATATATGCCTTCTCTATCCATTACTACCTaatctttaattttatttaaatactaCTATGAAAATGAAAGACACCAGGGGAGCCAGAGTTTGTCAGAGAGAACACTGACTGGTTGTTCTTTTCACAGAAAGCACGTGGGAAGGGTGTATTGCACGTGCGAGTCATGGTCAAAGGACTGGGACCTGGACGCAAAGTAGGTGTTGGAGTTTCTTTTCCATACTTTATTTTCTCAGCTATCATGGATGTTTTCTAAACTCAAGCTGGTTTCAATTAACTTGGTTTTTCTGAAGCTGATTGTAAAGGATTCCTCACCCAAGTGCCCAGTAATGAATTTTTAGAGTCATTATAATTTTAGAGTAATACCATGTTGGAGGTAGAATAAAAGCTGTATTTGGGACTTCTTATGGCTAAAATAGGAAAATCAGCAGGAATGCTCAAGAGCAGACTAGAGCAGATAAGTTCAAACTGGGTTTTCTGAATGAGTTACTTATTTTTAAGAATTGAGAAGTGAGAAGCATTGGAACAAGTTGATTTTCAGATGGGGGATGAAACTGTTTTGCCCTGagctttttcccttctctgctgTTCTGTGTGTTGATAGCTGTCATCTGCTTTCATTTCAGGCTGCCATCAAGGGGCTGACAATGGGAGGTTTGGAGATCATCTCCATCACCGACAACAGCCCGGTCCCCCACAACGGCTGCCGCCCACGGAAACCCAGGAGAGTCTGAGGGGCAGGGCAAGGGACACACAGCTTTCAGTGTCAGTTCACCAGGGACTGACTTGAATGTTGCTTCTGTGACTGATTCTGGAAGGCCACCCTCCCTGGAAATGCTTGTTGAGGGAAGCTTGGAGAGAACATGCTGAGCCTTGAAAATGCAGGAGGTAGAAGCTGCTGGTAAAAGCAGGAATCCGTGTATTCCCTTAGTGGGAAGCCTCTTGTCTACAAAGTTTGTTGATTAAAATGTTGCTTTTCTGACAGCCATTCCTGCTGTGTTCCTAGAAGTATTTTGGCTTATTACTTCCTTTCAACTGCTCTCTTCCTCTTACCACCATATGTGGCTCTTGTCTAGCCCTCCATGCCATTAGTGCCCTTGTCAGACAGAAGGAGAGCCTGAGATCTCAATCTCCTTGTAGTCATCTGTAGTAAACAACTGCACAGGGTCAGGTCATCTTCCTTCCCTCTTTGTCTCACTGCTCACATTGGGAAACAAGGTGTGGGGTAACTCTTTCCTTCCCCCTGGCTCAGAGCTACATGTCAGAGGCAGCTCTCCCTGTTCACAGAGCACCAGCCTGGATCCATTCCTGATTCCTGGCACAGATCTGTTGCAGTGCTTTGTTTCACCCAAGCTGTACTGACCTGCCACTGCTCTTGGCAAAGGAAAGCACCTCACTTTCTAAAGGGGCTGCTGGGATCTTGCCAGGTTTGATGCTTGCAGTCTCTTTGGCCCTGCCTTGTGCACCACAAACTGGATTTTCCAGGGTCCTGGGGAAAGCAAGCAGGGGTTAGTAGGCCCAAGGAATAATGAAATGCTGCCAAGGAGATACAAAGCACTTAAGTCTTGAACTGTACCTCTGTGTATCCACAAGCAGCAGGAGCTTGTTGTGGGTCTGTGATGTATTATTGCTGTCCTAGCTCCATCCAGAATTTCTGCCAAGGAAATATGTCAGGAGCATTAAGCAGGGAAGGTAAAAGCAGTAACTGACTACAGGATGGATTTGCTGGATGGCAGAGGCACATTGCCTAGCAAGGGGCACCTCACTGAAATCCCTGCTGCCAGAGAAGCCCTGGCACTATACAACGTGCTCTGGGCAAGTATTTCACCTGTAAACATGGTGTATTTCAAAGCAACCAGCAGTTCTATTGCAAATGCAGAATCTTTTCTATTATTTCTCATTCTGTCATTCCTCTGTA
Coding sequences:
- the MRPL46 gene encoding large ribosomal subunit protein mL46; the protein is MAGHCGARAMAAPLGLRAAGSARWVCSAAAPRPWKLFGAMCLLRLPRITQPLEKEEEEVAALMEQIELERSLYSDHEMRKLEEEEQLKKKMESLYDEDEARGKTVIMAQDLEEKWEQKFLRFKAAPRITDADKSNDRTSLNRKLDSNLMLLVKQKIGNQELWLLPQVEWQPGETLRSTAERAMAMFLGDHIQAKVLGNAPFGIYKYKFPKAIRTENNVGAKVFFFKAFLQSNDLSQAKLKADHLWVTKKELGDYLQSEYLKKVNRFLLDL
- the MRPS11 gene encoding small ribosomal subunit protein uS11m, which encodes MSAAMALAGLRVLGWGGRAAALCRGLRSGPPRLQDAAGAAAKETEKQSATEQSSLILQRNSMRWDGKVYEEVPIAHIKATYNNTHIQVVSFDNQPFSRTSCGTEGFQNAKKGTAIAAQTAAMAAAVKARGKGVLHVRVMVKGLGPGRKAAIKGLTMGGLEIISITDNSPVPHNGCRPRKPRRV